The following are encoded together in the Rhizophagus irregularis chromosome 21, complete sequence genome:
- a CDS encoding uncharacterized protein (SECRETED:cutsite_IQT-KD; SECRETED:prob_0.6801); SECRETED:SignalP(1-29): MSVIFRNNTSSIIFIVLVIILISCPPIQTKDDPFRNAKAIGAYDDGTILVEVKDSLRLIYPNGTPHSIPKIHCKKKCHYHLLNPNYVIITYDNNVGMMIDWKGSKILKRFKYDKLSIGEKNDKFLIMRHNEFTEYHIEHGKIVKITNSLHFDKSHKEHKEHKITEIFSLDDAWGITISSEKKKSFFSIIKTESKSKTLTTEELEDFAGPSKCITKNKNNDIQYYCLYRTHTHRLKLVNIKNLSLNDNTFDLTSTDLFQSDISFETKTFIHIMPNVGFLVEATAKLNPKYYIFNIFEIDYFDPNNAFGEWIINNNDNDFIDDNIFILPNNKAIQIRKNGKYVNDLSSKIPENNQYKNTHIKSVPNNVDIGTTTLKITFLNAITSTTTTAANISIYYKNKNSNEIILRQKLLCKKHCTISDDDYSLTIDIPKITFNMPNTTYYVEIDDDFVKYKYDLITIPGIKKENWIINTPDYKYSNEDDKFKLGNLRLNSIGTEEFDKLSDADKDYFSDQMRIELSKNIPVDYSRIKINDKKYEFDMTLGVNLYKFLIQIDPPNEYSDNKKSTKQVFEDLNSLIITSQNLTTNLDYNNYTKNIDKDYGLKEASDTLAELKASLNNFIADRRYLIIIIVCLILIAMLYFYGRYKNKKGTNIIVFKVALIIIDLINDIRFIIKLKTISSGLFIPSVLFLLFPFILNVFFAIAIFKFEIQSSINSEWFKNHIKPVAIATILSSGDIELLHIFDSNFGGFKIFSVKFSPKTLNLIFWGGFLNIILENLPQLVIQILYAINSSSGINDVTALFTLIISIIVFLVSVIECSYHIFMNNKNENHVGIHIVERDIKH, encoded by the exons atGAGTGTAATTTTTCGAAACAATACTTCATCAATCATATTTATAGTTCTCGTCATAATATTGATTTCATGTCCGCCTATTCAAACTAAAGATGATCCTTTTCGGAATGCTAAGGCTATAGGCGCTTATGATGATGGAACAATTTTAGTTGAAGTAAAAGATAGTCTTCGTTTAATTTATCCGAATGGAACCCCGCACTCTATTCCCAAAATtcactgtaaaaaaaaatgtcattatCATCTATTAAATccaaattatgtaattataacttacgatAATAATGTAGGTATGATGATAGATTGGAAGGGgagcaaaattttaaaaaggttcaaatatgataaattaagtATTGGTgagaaaaatgataaatttcttattatgaGACATAATGAATTTACTGAATATCATATCGAACATggaaaaatagtaaaaataacaaatagtTTACATTTCGATAAGAGCCATAAAGAAcataaagaacataaaattaCTGAAATCTTTTCATTGGATGATGCATGGGGAATTACTATATCTtcggaaaaaaagaaatcttttttttcaatcattaAAACTGAATCCAAAAGTAAAACTCTGACGACCGAAGAATTGGAAGATTTTGCCGGTCCCTCTAAAtgtattactaaaaataaaaataatgatattcaGTATTATTGCTTATATAGAACACATACTCATAGATTAAAACtggttaatataaaaaatttatctttgaaTGATAATACGTTTGATTTAACATCAACTGATTTATTCCAATCTGATATTAGTTTTGAAACTAAaacttttattcatattatgcCAAATGTTGGCTTCTTAGTAGAAGCTACAGCAAAATTAAACCcaaagtattatatatttaatatttttgaaatcgATTATTTTGATCCAAATAATGCTTTTGGAGAatggataataaataataatgataatgattttattgacGATAACATTTTTATCCTTCCAAATAACAAAGCTATTCAAATAAGAAAGAATGGCAAGTAcgtaaatgatttatcctcAAAAATACCTGAAA ataatcaATACAAAAATACTCATATTAAGAGTGTACCAAATAATGTTGATATTGGTACAACcacattaaaaataacattccTCAACGCTATTACTTCAACAACAACAACTGCTGCTAATATTTCAatctattataaaaacaaaaacagTAACGAAATTATTTTACGTCAAAAGCTTTTATGTAAGAAACATTGTACAATAAGTGACGACGATTATTCGCTTACAATTGATATACCAAAAATTACTTTCAATATGCCTAATACAACTTATTATGTTGAAATCGATGATGATTTtgtcaaatataaatatgatctTATAACAATTCCAggtataaaaaaggaaaattggATTATAAACACGCCAg attataaaTACTCAAACGAAGATGATA AGTTTAAACTTGGTAATTTACGCTTAAATTCCATTGGTACTGAGGAATTTGACAAATTGTCAGATGCagataaagattatttttctgATCAAATGAGAATTGAACTTTCGAAAAATATTCCAGTTGATTATTCAAGAATTAAGATAAACGATAAGAAATATGAATTTGACATGACTTTAGGTGTAAATTTGTATAAGTTTCTTATTCAGATTGATCCTCCAAATGAATAtagtgataataaaaaaagtacaaAACAAGTTTTTGAagatttaaattctttaattataactAGTCAAAATCTTACAACAAAtcttgattataataattatacaaaaaatattgataaagatTATGGACTTAAAGAAgcaa GTGACACATTAGCGGAACTTAAAGCAagtttaaataactttattgcGGATCGTcggtatttaataataataatagtttgcttaattctaatagcaatgttatatttttatggaAGATACAAGAATAAAAAG gGAACCAacataattgtatttaaagttgcattaattattattgatcttataaatgatataagatttattattaaacttaaaaCCATTTCATCGGGTCTTTTTATACCGAG tgttttgtttttattatttccttttattttgaatGTATTTTTTGCCATTGCAATATTCAAATTTGAAATACAAAGCTCTATAAATTCTGAATGGTTCAAAAATCACATAAAACCAGTTGCAATTGCGACAATTTTAAGTTCAGGAGATATTGAATTACTTCATatatttgattcaaattttggtggatttaaaattttttcagtaaaattttctccaaaaacattaaatttaatattctgGGGAggatttttgaatattattctGGAAAATTTACCTCAATTAGTAATTCAG ATTCTTTATGCtattaattcttcttctgGTATAAATGACGTTACCgcattatttacattaattatcAGTATTATTGTTTTTCTGGTTAGTGTAATTGAGTGTAGTTATCATATATTCATGAATAATAAGAATGAAAATCATGTTGGAATTCATATCGTAGAAAGAGATATAAAACattaa